The Synechocystis sp. PCC 6714 genome includes the window TTTACCAGGGTGGGAGATAACCAAATATGGGGATCCACCACCATCACTGCTCCCATGGCCTTTTCCTTTTCTGACTCTGACCCATGGTCGTGGCCGTGGTCACCGTGCCCTTCCTCCTCCCCATGACCATGCTCCTCCATCTCCAAGGGATTAATGCCTTCAGCGGAATCAATCAAAACCAGATTGGCATTGGCAGCCTTGACCTTCTCTAGCCAGGGTTGCTCAAACCCAAGACCGATTAAAACATAGGCTTCAGCTTCACTCAGGGCTGCCAATTGTTGCGGTTTCGGCTCGTAGGTGTGAGGATCATTATTACCAGGCACCAGGACGTTGACTCGAACCAAGTCACCACCAATTTTTTCCAAAAAGTATTGTTGGGGAGGGATACTTACCGTAATATCCATGGCTTCCACCGATGGGGCATCCCCAGATTGGCCATTTTGCCCAATTTGTTCAACGGCAGACTGACAGCCTAGGGTTCCTAAACCCACAATTACGGCAAGACCAAAGGATTGGACAAAGCGGGGGACAGTGGGCAAAATGAACATTACCAATGTGCAATACAGTGAAGATCGAGCCGACGGGAAATTCATCCCCGCGGAGCTCAATAACAAACGATAATCGTTATCATTGCATAATTCCTCGCCATTGTCATGAGTCTTTCCCCCCCCTCCCTTGCCATTCGTCTAGAAGCCCTGACGGTTAACCAACGATTAGTACTCCAAGCTTTACAGAGGGAGACGGAACCGCTTTCAGCTCAGGACCTGTTCACCAAACTGAGGGAGACCAAGAAAATTGGTTTAGCCACCGTGTACCGGGCTTTGGAAGCCCTCAAATTGGCGGGGTTTATCCAACACCAAGCCACCATGACGGGGGAATTGCTTTACCAAACCTTAGAGCAGGACCAACATTGTCTGACCTGTTTACAGTGTGGGGAATCGGTACCAATTCAGGGTTGCCCAGTCCAATCCCTGGAAGAAAATTTGCAGACTAATTATTCGTTTCGGATTTACTACCACACCCTAGAATTCTTCGGACTTTGTCAACTCTGTGCCAAGGGCAATGATTAGGATTGGGCGATTAGTACAATTATTTTTATTCCCACCCCGTGGTCTTTTTGGGCAAGGGTGGTCTTGAAATAAAACCATTTGCCGGGAGAGGATTGATCTGTCTTGTGGGCCGATAGAATATCTTCTTGAGTTCTAGATGCA containing:
- a CDS encoding metal ABC transporter solute-binding protein, Zn/Mn family encodes the protein MFILPTVPRFVQSFGLAVIVGLGTLGCQSAVEQIGQNGQSGDAPSVEAMDITVSIPPQQYFLEKIGGDLVRVNVLVPGNNDPHTYEPKPQQLAALSEAEAYVLIGLGFEQPWLEKVKAANANLVLIDSAEGINPLEMEEHGHGEEEGHGDHGHDHGSESEKEKAMGAVMVVDPHIWLSPTLVKQQATTIAKGLAELDPDNRAQYEANLAKFIEEVGQLDQELRQTLEPLPQRKFIVFHPSWAYFARDYNLVQIPIEVEGQEPSAQELKQLIDTAKENNLRVVFGETQFSTKSAEAIAAEIGTGVELLDPLAADWSSNLKSVAQKIANANSAQP
- a CDS encoding transcriptional repressor, coding for MSLSPPSLAIRLEALTVNQRLVLQALQRETEPLSAQDLFTKLRETKKIGLATVYRALEALKLAGFIQHQATMTGELLYQTLEQDQHCLTCLQCGESVPIQGCPVQSLEENLQTNYSFRIYYHTLEFFGLCQLCAKGND